One Streptococcus sp. S1 DNA window includes the following coding sequences:
- a CDS encoding DUF389 domain-containing protein encodes MTGNYSTREYREKLYDDLHVRLRDTVILMCAIFIASIGLNMNSTAVIIGAMLISPLMTPIVGLGFGLAIFDTRLIKQSLKVLFTQVLVSLLVSTLYFWISPLSYASSELIARTSPTIWDVLIAFAGGIAGVIGSRKKEANNIVPGVAIATALMPPICTAGYGLANGNVRFLFGALYLFLINCVFIMLTNIVGTRILMRKSPLSSFKELNIKMRIGLISLIVLLILPASYSAVTLTIDQARKEGIKQFVGKEFSNHTIINQVYKSSSNELVLTVVGDPISEEELETIRQKQASYGIQSVQLKVNQVHNSTKLDSEMTKEFYETINKYIDQKLSEKDSQKDLVKENEADKD; translated from the coding sequence ATGACCGGAAACTATTCAACACGTGAATACCGTGAGAAATTATATGATGACCTTCATGTTCGATTAAGAGATACAGTGATTTTGATGTGTGCGATTTTTATTGCCTCTATCGGACTAAATATGAATTCAACAGCTGTCATTATTGGAGCCATGCTGATTTCTCCTCTTATGACCCCGATTGTTGGACTGGGATTCGGTTTAGCTATTTTTGATACGCGTTTAATCAAGCAATCTCTAAAGGTTTTATTTACTCAAGTATTGGTCAGCTTGCTTGTCTCGACTCTGTATTTCTGGATTTCTCCCTTATCTTATGCAAGTAGCGAGCTGATTGCACGAACCTCTCCAACCATTTGGGATGTTCTCATTGCTTTTGCTGGTGGGATAGCAGGTGTCATTGGTTCAAGGAAAAAAGAAGCAAACAATATCGTGCCAGGAGTAGCCATTGCAACAGCTCTGATGCCACCTATCTGTACTGCAGGCTATGGTTTAGCTAATGGAAATGTACGATTTTTATTTGGAGCTCTCTATCTTTTCTTGATCAACTGTGTCTTTATCATGCTAACCAACATTGTTGGAACAAGAATTTTGATGAGAAAATCTCCCTTAAGTTCATTTAAAGAGCTAAACATTAAAATGAGAATTGGGTTGATATCCTTGATTGTATTATTGATTCTTCCGGCCAGCTATTCAGCAGTCACTCTGACGATAGATCAAGCACGAAAAGAAGGGATTAAACAGTTTGTAGGCAAAGAGTTCTCTAATCATACGATCATTAATCAAGTCTACAAGTCAAGTAGCAATGAATTAGTCTTGACAGTTGTTGGAGATCCGATTTCAGAAGAAGAATTAGAAACAATTCGCCAAAAGCAAGCCTCTTACGGTATTCAATCTGTTCAATTGAAAGTCAATCAAGTCCATAATTCGACAAAATTAGATAGTGAGATGACCAAGGAATTTTATGAAACCATTAACAAGTATATCGATCAAAAACTCTCTGAAAAAGATTCTCAAAAAGATCTCGTAAAAGAAAATGAAGCAGACAAGGATTGA
- the yycF gene encoding response regulator YycF, which yields MKRILVVDDEKPISDIIKFNMAKEGYEVLTAFDGREALEVFSAENPDVIILDLMLPEIDGLEVARTIRKTSNVPIIVLSAKDTEFDKVIGLEIGADDYVTKPFSNRELQARVKALLRRSEFAADPQFEKDADTEIVIGDLHILPDAFLVRKGNKELDLTHREFELLYHLATHVGQVMTREHLLETVWGYDYFGDVRTVDVTVRRLREKIEDTPGRPEYILTRRGVGYYMRNND from the coding sequence ATGAAAAGAATATTAGTAGTTGATGATGAAAAACCAATTTCAGATATTATCAAATTTAACATGGCAAAAGAGGGATATGAAGTTTTAACGGCCTTTGATGGGCGGGAAGCTTTAGAAGTCTTTTCAGCTGAAAACCCAGATGTTATTATTCTAGATTTGATGTTGCCAGAGATTGATGGCTTGGAAGTGGCGCGGACGATTCGTAAGACCAGCAATGTGCCCATCATTGTCCTATCTGCTAAGGATACGGAATTTGATAAGGTCATCGGGCTTGAAATCGGGGCGGATGACTATGTGACCAAACCTTTCTCTAATCGGGAATTACAAGCGCGTGTGAAAGCCTTGTTGCGTCGTTCGGAGTTTGCGGCTGATCCTCAGTTTGAAAAAGATGCCGATACAGAAATTGTCATTGGCGATCTTCACATTCTTCCAGACGCTTTCTTGGTTCGAAAAGGCAACAAAGAATTGGACTTGACTCATCGCGAGTTTGAGTTGCTCTATCACCTTGCGACCCATGTCGGTCAAGTGATGACCCGTGAACATCTTCTTGAGACGGTGTGGGGCTATGATTACTTTGGTGATGTTCGGACGGTGGACGTGACGGTTCGTCGTTTGCGTGAAAAAATCGAGGACACACCGGGACGTCCAGAATATATCTTGACCCGCCGTGGTGTTGGATATTATATGAGAAACAATGATTGA
- the vicK gene encoding cell wall metabolism sensor histidine kinase VicK — protein MIDQLKQFVMSSNFVFVLITVGFIIVVALLLLENRRDNIKLRQLNAKIKDLIAGDYSEVVDMQGSPELTDMTNSINDLSEVIRLTHENLEQETKRLTSILSYMTDGVLATNRRGQIIMVNEMAAKQLNVNPDEVLNTSILDLLSLGDDYDLRSLITEVPELTIDSQDENGEYLSLRVRFALIRRESGFISGLVAVLHDTTEQDKEERERRLFVSNVSHELRTPLTSVKSYLEALDDGALSEPVAPDFVKVSLNETNRMMRMVTDLLSLSRIDNETSQLDIELTNFTAFITFILNRFDKIKSQSQEDTKKYELIREYPITPIWVEIDTDKMTQVIDNILNNAIKYSPDGGKIKVGMRTTDAQLIISISDEGLGIPKKDLPRIFDRFYRVDKARSRAQGGTGLGLAIAKEIIKQHKGFIWAKSEYGKGSTFTIVLPYDKDAIKDDWDTEEEE, from the coding sequence ATGATTGATCAACTAAAACAATTTGTCATGTCGTCGAACTTTGTCTTTGTGCTGATTACGGTTGGGTTTATCATTGTGGTTGCCTTGCTTTTGCTGGAAAACCGTAGGGACAATATCAAGCTCAGACAATTAAACGCTAAAATTAAGGATCTGATTGCAGGGGATTATTCCGAAGTGGTCGATATGCAAGGAAGTCCAGAACTGACGGATATGACCAATAGTATCAATGATCTGTCTGAAGTTATTCGCCTGACGCATGAAAACTTGGAACAAGAAACCAAGCGTTTGACCAGTATTCTTTCTTACATGACAGATGGGGTACTTGCGACCAACAGACGTGGTCAGATCATCATGGTCAATGAAATGGCAGCCAAGCAATTGAACGTTAATCCAGATGAGGTGCTCAATACCAGTATTCTGGATTTGCTTTCGCTTGGAGATGACTATGATTTGCGAAGCTTGATTACAGAAGTACCAGAGTTGACCATTGATTCCCAGGATGAAAATGGGGAATACTTAAGTCTTCGTGTGCGCTTTGCCTTGATTCGTCGCGAGTCAGGTTTTATCTCTGGTCTGGTAGCTGTCTTGCACGATACGACAGAGCAGGACAAGGAAGAGCGGGAACGTCGCCTCTTCGTCTCCAATGTGAGTCATGAATTACGGACACCTTTGACCAGTGTGAAATCCTATCTGGAAGCCCTAGACGATGGCGCTTTGTCAGAGCCAGTAGCACCAGATTTTGTCAAGGTTTCACTCAATGAAACCAACCGCATGATGCGTATGGTCACAGATCTATTGAGCTTGTCACGAATTGATAATGAAACCAGTCAGTTGGACATCGAGTTGACCAACTTTACGGCCTTTATCACCTTTATTTTAAACCGATTTGATAAGATCAAGAGTCAATCGCAAGAAGATACCAAGAAGTATGAACTGATCCGGGAATACCCGATCACACCGATCTGGGTTGAAATTGATACGGATAAAATGACCCAGGTGATCGACAATATCTTGAACAATGCCATCAAGTACTCACCTGATGGTGGAAAGATTAAGGTAGGGATGAGAACAACTGATGCCCAGTTGATTATCTCCATCTCAGATGAGGGCTTGGGAATTCCCAAGAAAGACTTGCCTCGCATTTTTGATCGCTTTTACCGAGTGGATAAGGCGCGTAGCCGGGCCCAAGGTGGGACTGGTCTAGGCCTAGCCATTGCTAAGGAGATCATTAAGCAACACAAAGGCTTTATTTGGGCCAAGAGTGAATATGGCAAGGGATCTACCTTTACCATTGTCTTGCCGTACGACAAAGACGCTATTAAAGACGACTGGGATACAGAAGAGGAAGAATAA
- a CDS encoding MBL fold metallo-hydrolase, which produces MTEEGFKYSILASGSSGNSFYLETPKKKLLIDAGLSGKKITGLLAEIDRKPEDLDAILITHEHSDHIHGVGVLARKYGMDLYANEATWKAMEGTKYLGKVDDAQKHIFEMGKTKTFGYIDIESFGVSHDAVAPQFYRFMKDGKSFVMLTDTGYVSDRLAGIVADADGYLIESNHDVEILRAGSYAWRLKQRILSDLGHLSNEDGADAMIRTLGNRTKKIYLGHLSKENNIKELAHMTMENQLARADLAVGHDFEVLDTSPDTATPLTKI; this is translated from the coding sequence ATGACAGAAGAGGGATTTAAGTATAGTATTTTAGCTTCAGGTTCTAGTGGGAATTCTTTCTACCTTGAGACGCCAAAGAAAAAACTGCTTATTGATGCAGGGCTATCAGGGAAAAAGATTACGGGACTATTGGCTGAAATTGATCGCAAACCAGAAGACTTAGATGCCATTTTGATTACGCACGAACACTCAGACCATATCCATGGTGTGGGTGTTTTAGCGCGGAAATACGGCATGGATCTATATGCTAATGAAGCAACTTGGAAGGCTATGGAAGGCACCAAGTATCTAGGAAAGGTCGATGATGCTCAAAAGCACATTTTTGAAATGGGGAAGACCAAGACATTTGGCTATATCGATATTGAAAGTTTTGGGGTCAGTCACGATGCTGTTGCCCCTCAATTCTATCGCTTTATGAAGGATGGAAAGAGCTTCGTCATGCTGACGGATACGGGCTATGTGAGTGATCGCTTGGCAGGCATCGTCGCGGATGCTGATGGCTATCTGATTGAGTCCAACCATGATGTAGAGATCCTTCGAGCAGGTTCTTATGCTTGGCGCTTGAAGCAGCGGATCTTGTCAGACCTAGGCCACCTTTCTAACGAAGATGGTGCCGATGCCATGATCCGAACCTTGGGAAATCGCACCAAGAAGATTTATCTGGGGCATTTGTCAAAAGAGAACAATATTAAAGAATTGGCTCATATGACCATGGAGAATCAACTGGCTCGAGCAGATCTAGCTGTCGGCCATGATTTTGAGGTGTTAGATACCTCGCCAGATACCGCGACCCCTTTGACGAAGATATAA
- a CDS encoding YbaN family protein, translating to MRLVYLTIGFMSLGLGIIGIPLPILSTTPFLLLSMACFAKSSKRFETWLYQTKLYQTYVSDYRETKSIAKERKKWILLQIYILMGISIYLAPIIWVKLALGALTIFITFYLLKVIPNKPENPTDEDPD from the coding sequence ATGCGCCTTGTTTATCTTACGATTGGTTTTATGTCTTTGGGATTAGGAATTATTGGGATTCCATTACCGATTTTATCGACGACTCCCTTTTTACTGTTGTCTATGGCTTGCTTTGCTAAAAGTTCCAAACGCTTTGAAACTTGGCTCTACCAAACCAAGCTTTATCAAACCTATGTATCGGATTATCGAGAGACCAAATCGATTGCCAAAGAACGGAAAAAATGGATCCTTCTTCAGATCTACATCCTGATGGGCATTTCGATCTATCTGGCCCCGATTATTTGGGTGAAGCTTGCTTTAGGGGCTTTGACGATTTTTATCACCTTTTATCTCTTAAAAGTGATCCCTAATAAGCCTGAAAATCCAACAGACGAAGATCCTGATTAA
- the rnc gene encoding ribonuclease III — protein sequence MEKLQALLSERFQIVFSDSSLLDTAFTHTSYANEHRLLKISHNERLEFLGDAVLQLVISEYLYKEHPNRPEGDLSKFRSMIVREESLAGFSRDCQFDHFIKLGKGEEKSGGRDRDTILGDLFEAFLGALLLDQGVEAVKRFIYQVMIPKVKTGQFSQVIDYKTRLQELLQVHGDVEIQYQVVSESGPAHAKEFEVEVFVNGQTMGRGHGRSKKLAEQEAARNAVETRYDGPCI from the coding sequence ATGGAGAAATTACAAGCCCTGTTATCGGAACGGTTTCAGATCGTTTTTTCAGATAGCAGTTTATTAGATACCGCTTTTACGCACACCTCTTATGCCAATGAGCACCGCCTCTTAAAAATTTCACATAACGAACGTTTGGAATTTTTAGGAGACGCTGTTCTTCAATTAGTTATTTCCGAATATTTGTATAAGGAACACCCCAACAGACCGGAGGGAGATTTGTCCAAATTCCGTTCTATGATTGTCCGTGAAGAGAGTTTGGCTGGCTTTTCTCGGGATTGCCAATTTGACCATTTCATCAAACTGGGCAAGGGCGAAGAAAAATCTGGTGGTCGGGACCGTGATACGATTCTTGGAGACTTATTTGAAGCCTTTTTAGGTGCTCTTTTACTGGATCAAGGAGTGGAAGCAGTCAAACGCTTCATCTATCAGGTCATGATTCCAAAGGTTAAAACGGGTCAATTTTCTCAGGTCATTGACTACAAGACCCGCCTGCAAGAACTGTTACAGGTTCACGGAGATGTGGAGATCCAATACCAAGTGGTTAGCGAGTCCGGTCCTGCACATGCGAAAGAGTTTGAAGTAGAAGTGTTCGTGAACGGTCAAACGATGGGACGTGGTCATGGTCGTTCCAAGAAGTTAGCGGAGCAGGAAGCAGCCCGCAATGCAGTTGAAACGAGGTATGATGGCCCATGTATCTAA
- the smc gene encoding chromosome segregation protein SMC has protein sequence MYLKEIEIQGFKSFADKTKVVFDKGVTAVVGPNGSGKSNITESLRWALGESSVKSLRGGKMPDVIFAGTESRKPLNYACVTVVLDNQDGFIQQAGKEIRVERHIYRSGDSEYKIDGKKVRLRDVHDLFMDTGLGRDSFSIISQGRVEEIFNSKPEERRAIFEEAAGVLKFKTRRKETETKLNQTQENLDRLEDILYELEGQIQPLEKQATVARRFLELDQERQVLLLDVLVAQVDLTKELYEKADQEEKAIQEQLASYYQRRQVLEEENVRIKKARHQLDESLAEDQASLLEVTRLISDLEKQIEVAKLQSSQAAHSRKENLERLDAILARLEEAKQELAQKQETLAVLQQRLTENRQQQEELEKELANYEEDPEQVIEHLREQYVALLQTEAEKSNERTAIESRIQALLQESSHRQEDLTKAQTNFETAKEKEVRQLEELDQAQATVKGLLAEYQEQLVKVEQAKAAYQEAQAAMFDLMDESKNKRARINSLEAIQKNHSNFYAGVKSVLQEAERLGGICGAVSENLSFSKDYQTALEIALGASSQQIIVEDEKAATRAIDFLKSNRLGRATFLPLTTIKARQLSPRNLELIQASAGFLGIASDLVTYEHRFEQIFQNLLGVTAIFDTTEHAREAARKVNYQVRMVTLDGTELRTGGSYAGGANRSQNTVFVKPELDSLKQEMQALDARLREAEQEVETKDNLLKQAQEYLASIQSQGEQARLEQQRAQLAYQQSQEQLKEIQELLEALKSELATDATQSLQEELESLTEQLAEIELQKENLNRDIETMKSDKDVLQQKIQNLQEQLAELRLQQTECKSQQSYEQTDARRLEETISQLEVEEHQLQLLIEQGEAQVQTVDVEQLANQLMQAQAKKTDLEQGVIRKRFELDDLEGQAEDVAEQMEQTRKKNEEWIRQQAKAEATREKHADRLNKLLTQITDEFMQSFDQAKEQAKPVENLAAAENQLKSIEKDIKALGPVNVDAIEQYDEVKGRFDFLSSQREDVLAAKNMLLSTINDMNDEVKERFKSTFEAIRESFKVTFRQMFGGGSADLILTEPDLLTAGVEISVQPPGKKIQSLNLMSGGEKALSALALLFSIIRVKTIPFVILDEVEAALDEANVKRFGDYLNRFDKESQFIVVTHRKGTMSAADSIYGVTMQESGVSKIVSVKLKDLENEE, from the coding sequence ATGTATCTAAAAGAGATTGAAATCCAAGGCTTTAAATCCTTTGCGGATAAGACAAAAGTCGTATTTGACAAAGGGGTCACTGCCGTTGTAGGGCCTAATGGATCTGGAAAATCAAATATCACGGAGAGCTTGCGCTGGGCCCTGGGGGAATCCAGTGTCAAGAGTCTACGTGGGGGCAAGATGCCCGATGTCATCTTTGCAGGGACAGAATCGCGTAAACCGCTGAATTATGCCTGTGTCACAGTTGTCTTAGATAACCAGGATGGTTTTATCCAACAGGCAGGGAAAGAAATTCGTGTCGAACGGCATATTTATCGTTCAGGAGACAGTGAGTACAAGATCGATGGTAAGAAAGTACGTCTCAGAGATGTTCATGATTTGTTCATGGATACGGGATTGGGACGTGATTCCTTCTCCATTATCTCCCAAGGTCGGGTAGAGGAGATCTTTAACTCCAAACCGGAAGAACGCCGGGCTATCTTTGAAGAAGCTGCCGGTGTCTTGAAATTTAAGACGCGGCGCAAGGAAACGGAGACTAAGCTTAATCAGACCCAGGAGAATTTGGACCGTCTGGAAGACATCCTCTATGAATTAGAAGGACAGATCCAACCTCTTGAAAAGCAAGCAACGGTCGCTCGCCGTTTCTTGGAATTAGACCAAGAACGGCAGGTTCTCTTGCTGGATGTTTTGGTCGCTCAAGTCGATCTGACAAAAGAGCTCTACGAAAAGGCTGATCAAGAAGAAAAAGCTATTCAAGAACAGTTGGCCTCTTATTACCAACGTCGTCAGGTCTTAGAAGAAGAGAATGTACGCATCAAGAAAGCCCGTCATCAGTTGGATGAGAGCTTAGCTGAGGACCAGGCGAGCTTGCTTGAGGTCACTCGTTTGATCAGTGATTTGGAAAAGCAAATCGAAGTAGCTAAGTTGCAATCGAGTCAAGCGGCCCATAGTCGCAAGGAAAATCTTGAGCGGTTGGATGCTATTTTGGCCCGTCTGGAAGAAGCGAAACAAGAGCTGGCTCAAAAACAAGAGACGCTAGCTGTGCTTCAACAAAGACTGACAGAGAACCGTCAGCAACAAGAAGAGTTGGAAAAAGAATTAGCCAACTACGAAGAAGATCCGGAACAAGTCATTGAGCATCTACGCGAGCAGTATGTCGCGCTCTTGCAGACGGAGGCTGAAAAATCGAATGAGCGGACAGCCATTGAGAGCCGGATCCAGGCACTCCTGCAAGAATCAAGCCATCGTCAAGAGGATTTGACCAAGGCACAAACAAACTTTGAAACTGCCAAGGAAAAAGAAGTCCGACAATTGGAAGAGTTGGATCAGGCCCAAGCGACGGTCAAAGGCCTATTAGCAGAATACCAAGAGCAATTGGTAAAAGTGGAGCAGGCCAAAGCTGCCTACCAAGAGGCTCAAGCGGCCATGTTTGACTTGATGGATGAGAGCAAGAATAAGCGGGCGCGAATCAATAGTTTGGAAGCTATTCAGAAGAACCATAGTAACTTCTATGCAGGCGTCAAGAGTGTCTTACAAGAAGCAGAACGGTTAGGAGGCATCTGTGGGGCTGTTAGTGAGAATTTGAGTTTCTCAAAAGACTACCAGACGGCGCTTGAAATTGCTCTGGGAGCTAGCAGCCAACAGATCATTGTCGAGGATGAAAAGGCTGCAACTCGAGCGATCGATTTCTTGAAAAGCAATCGCTTGGGACGGGCAACCTTCCTTCCGCTCACGACGATCAAAGCCCGTCAACTATCCCCTCGGAATCTGGAATTGATTCAAGCAAGTGCAGGATTTCTAGGAATTGCGAGTGACTTAGTGACCTATGAGCATCGTTTTGAACAGATTTTCCAAAACCTGCTTGGAGTAACGGCCATCTTTGACACGACGGAGCATGCGCGTGAGGCGGCTCGTAAAGTCAACTATCAAGTTCGGATGGTGACCTTGGATGGGACCGAATTGCGGACCGGAGGATCGTATGCCGGTGGTGCCAATCGCTCCCAAAATACGGTCTTTGTCAAACCAGAATTGGATAGTTTGAAGCAGGAAATGCAAGCTCTGGATGCTCGTTTGAGAGAAGCTGAGCAGGAGGTCGAGACCAAGGACAATCTGCTCAAGCAGGCGCAAGAATACCTGGCCTCTATTCAAAGCCAAGGTGAACAAGCGCGTCTGGAACAACAGCGGGCCCAATTGGCCTACCAACAAAGCCAAGAGCAGCTGAAAGAAATTCAGGAACTCTTAGAAGCTTTGAAGTCAGAATTGGCAACAGATGCGACCCAATCTCTCCAAGAAGAGCTGGAGTCCCTTACTGAGCAATTGGCAGAAATTGAGCTTCAAAAAGAAAACTTAAATCGCGACATTGAAACCATGAAGTCGGACAAAGATGTCTTGCAACAAAAGATACAAAACTTGCAAGAGCAATTAGCAGAATTGCGACTTCAACAGACGGAATGTAAGAGCCAACAAAGCTATGAGCAAACAGATGCTCGTCGCTTGGAAGAAACGATCTCCCAGTTGGAAGTAGAAGAGCATCAGTTGCAATTGCTGATTGAACAAGGCGAGGCTCAAGTTCAGACAGTGGATGTGGAGCAGCTAGCCAATCAATTGATGCAGGCCCAAGCCAAGAAAACGGACTTGGAACAAGGAGTCATTCGGAAACGCTTTGAGCTGGATGATTTGGAAGGCCAGGCCGAAGATGTTGCAGAACAGATGGAACAAACTCGCAAGAAAAACGAAGAGTGGATTCGTCAACAAGCCAAGGCTGAAGCGACACGTGAAAAGCATGCGGATCGTTTGAACAAGCTCTTAACGCAAATTACCGATGAATTCATGCAAAGCTTTGACCAAGCCAAAGAGCAGGCCAAACCTGTTGAAAATCTTGCAGCAGCTGAAAACCAGCTCAAGAGCATCGAAAAAGATATTAAGGCACTTGGTCCAGTCAATGTGGATGCGATTGAGCAGTATGACGAGGTGAAGGGGCGCTTTGATTTCCTTTCAAGCCAGCGGGAGGATGTCTTGGCTGCGAAAAACATGCTTCTGTCTACTATCAACGACATGAATGACGAAGTCAAGGAACGCTTTAAATCAACTTTTGAAGCCATTCGTGAATCCTTTAAAGTCACTTTCCGTCAAATGTTCGGTGGGGGTTCTGCTGATTTGATTCTGACAGAGCCAGATCTTCTGACAGCTGGTGTTGAGATTTCTGTGCAGCCACCTGGTAAAAAGATCCAATCCTTAAACCTCATGAGTGGTGGAGAAAAGGCCTTGTCTGCCTTGGCTCTCTTGTTCTCGATTATTCGTGTCAAGACCATTCCATTTGTCATTCTGGATGAGGTAGAGGCTGCCCTAGATGAGGCCAATGTCAAGCGCTTTGGGGATTATTTGAACCGCTTTGATAAGGAAAGCCAATTTATTGTCGTGACACACCGGAAGGGAACCATGTCGGCTGCTGATTCCATCTATGGTGTGACCATGCAAGAATCTGGGGTTTCTAAAATCGTCTCAGTAAAATTGAAAGACTTAGAAAATGAAGAATAA
- a CDS encoding Cof-type HAD-IIB family hydrolase produces the protein MKNNDIKLIATDMDGTFLNDQHQYDQDLLRKVLASCKEKGIYFAAASGRALLSLKSLFKGFEDQMIFIAENGSVVEFHGEDLYEATMSKDFYLGVFEALKSSPYADPNKLLLTGKKGSYVLETVDPDYLALSQNYNENIQKVKSLADIQDEIFKLTTNFDAALVLEGEQWVTENIPGVKAMTTGFESIDIVLDYVDKGVAITALVDKLGISMDQVMAFGDNLNDLHMMQVVGHPVAPENARPEILAIAEKVIGHHATGSVLRYMEEIV, from the coding sequence ATGAAGAATAATGATATTAAATTGATCGCTACGGATATGGATGGAACCTTTCTAAATGACCAACATCAGTACGATCAAGACCTTTTACGCAAGGTATTAGCAAGCTGCAAAGAAAAAGGCATCTATTTTGCTGCTGCAAGTGGCCGTGCCCTTCTTTCTCTCAAATCCCTCTTTAAAGGATTTGAGGACCAGATGATTTTCATTGCTGAAAATGGTAGTGTGGTAGAATTTCATGGAGAAGATCTCTACGAAGCGACCATGTCCAAAGACTTTTATTTGGGTGTTTTTGAAGCTTTGAAGTCCTCCCCTTATGCAGACCCTAATAAACTGCTTTTGACTGGGAAAAAAGGAAGCTATGTCTTAGAAACAGTAGATCCCGACTATCTGGCCTTGAGTCAAAACTACAATGAAAATATTCAAAAAGTGAAAAGCCTAGCGGATATTCAGGATGAAATTTTCAAATTGACCACCAACTTTGATGCAGCTCTTGTGCTTGAAGGTGAGCAATGGGTCACTGAGAATATCCCCGGTGTCAAAGCGATGACGACAGGTTTTGAATCGATTGATATTGTCCTCGATTATGTCGATAAGGGAGTGGCCATTACCGCCTTAGTGGATAAACTAGGGATCTCGATGGATCAGGTGATGGCTTTTGGAGATAACCTAAATGACCTCCATATGATGCAAGTCGTGGGCCATCCTGTAGCGCCAGAAAATGCACGTCCTGAAATCTTAGCGATTGCTGAAAAAGTCATCGGCCACCATGCGACGGGTTCTGTCCTCCGCTACATGGAGGAAATTGTATGA
- a CDS encoding Cof-type HAD-IIB family hydrolase yields MSQISLIALDLDGTLLNSEKKISPRNRAALAAAQAQGVKVVLTTGRPLKAMDFLLEELGTAGLKEEYTITFNGGLVQRNNGEILSKVVLAPEDVATIHDETARLGLPLDAISEGTVYEIHAERKSLYSLYNPYLNFIETDLKDLPSTISYNKCVTAVDQDFLDAAIKQIKPELFQDYEIFKSREMLLEWCPKNVHKATGLEALAAILGLKADQVMACGDEANDLSMIQWAGLGVAMGNAIPAVKEVAALVAPVTNDQDAVAWAIENYVLKESE; encoded by the coding sequence ATGAGTCAGATTTCCTTGATTGCGCTGGATTTAGATGGGACCCTTCTCAATTCAGAAAAAAAGATCTCCCCTCGCAATAGAGCAGCCCTCGCTGCTGCACAGGCCCAAGGTGTCAAGGTGGTTCTAACCACTGGTCGCCCCTTGAAAGCCATGGATTTTCTTTTGGAAGAATTGGGAACAGCAGGCCTCAAAGAAGAGTATACGATTACCTTCAACGGTGGTCTAGTGCAGCGAAATAATGGAGAAATCCTCTCAAAAGTTGTCTTGGCACCAGAAGATGTCGCAACCATTCATGATGAAACCGCCCGTCTAGGCCTTCCGCTGGATGCTATCAGTGAGGGAACGGTTTATGAGATTCATGCAGAACGAAAGTCTCTCTATTCCCTTTACAATCCCTACCTGAACTTTATTGAGACAGATTTAAAAGACCTACCATCCACGATTTCCTACAACAAGTGTGTGACAGCTGTCGATCAAGACTTTTTAGATGCAGCGATAAAGCAGATCAAGCCAGAGTTATTTCAAGACTATGAAATTTTTAAATCTCGGGAAATGTTGCTGGAATGGTGCCCTAAAAATGTTCACAAGGCGACAGGTTTAGAGGCACTGGCAGCTATTTTGGGTCTTAAGGCAGATCAAGTCATGGCCTGTGGAGATGAAGCCAATGACCTGTCTATGATCCAGTGGGCTGGACTGGGGGTTGCCATGGGCAATGCGATTCCAGCAGTGAAGGAAGTTGCAGCGCTTGTGGCCCCTGTGACCAATGACCAGGATGCCGTCGCATGGGCAATTGAAAATTATGTGCTAAAGGAGAGTGAATAA